The Akkermansia muciniphila genome contains a region encoding:
- a CDS encoding GDSL-type esterase/lipase family protein, giving the protein MALFSGVCADELPSTLKPQVNERAVYGWNARHQAVMQRNRTVKPEYVIFGDSITHRWGGEPSGDKRALGAGKAAWENLFSPHTVTNMGFGSDYVDNAYYRVQLGELDGISPRVIIVLLGTNNIGGRKDTPRACADNLKAFVSLVREKCPSSKILLLGILPRKEKELAPLIMETNQIISGLADGSTVFFANPGTGFLAKDGVSPKRGLLVDGLHPGAKGYDVLGKELSLLLKKMDGKYKGSSVVR; this is encoded by the coding sequence ATGGCCTTATTTTCCGGAGTCTGCGCGGATGAGCTGCCTTCTACGCTGAAGCCTCAAGTAAACGAGCGCGCCGTCTATGGCTGGAATGCACGCCATCAGGCCGTAATGCAGCGGAACCGGACGGTTAAGCCGGAATATGTCATCTTTGGTGACAGCATTACCCACCGCTGGGGGGGGGAGCCTTCCGGGGATAAAAGGGCCCTGGGGGCGGGAAAAGCGGCGTGGGAGAATCTTTTTTCTCCGCATACGGTGACCAATATGGGTTTTGGCTCTGATTATGTGGACAATGCCTACTACCGTGTGCAGCTTGGTGAATTGGACGGAATCTCTCCGCGCGTGATCATCGTGCTTTTGGGAACCAACAATATTGGCGGCAGGAAGGATACTCCCCGGGCATGTGCGGATAACCTTAAGGCTTTCGTGAGCCTGGTGCGCGAGAAGTGCCCCTCTTCCAAAATCCTGCTCCTGGGCATTTTGCCCAGGAAGGAAAAGGAACTGGCGCCCCTGATTATGGAAACTAATCAAATAATATCTGGTCTGGCTGATGGAAGCACGGTGTTTTTTGCCAATCCGGGCACAGGGTTTCTGGCAAAAGATGGCGTGTCTCCAAAGCGCGGCCTGCTGGTGGATGGCTTGCATCCCGGTGCCAAGGGATACGATGTGCTGGGAAAGGAACTGAGTTTGCTTCTGAAAAAAATGGACGGCAAGTACAAGGGAAGCTCCGTAGTCCGGTAA
- a CDS encoding sialidase family protein: MKSLLFALLAGSVCCCYAQQAAVPAPEPEVVATPPSDAGRGLIRVNSREIRHYSGTRKEPDYLVSKDNGKTWEMKEAPAGYPPNYGGIPKESPAIARNPLTREFIRVQPIGGFIFLSKGGLDGKWFAVTNDGKLEEDWKNPEKQKNLKKLGGIMRTPTFVNKGKRVIVPFHNMGGGTKFHISDDGGLTWRVSKNGVTSPRHEAKPPHQGVRWFNNAVEATVLEMKDGTLWALARTSQDQAWQAFSRDYGETWSKPEPSRFFGTLTMNTLGRLDDGTIVSLWTNTMALPENATAGNGTWEDVFTNRDSHHIALSDDEGKTWYGFREIILDEHRNHPGYATLDGPEDRGKHQSEMVQLDKNRILISLGQHKNHRRLVIVDRRWVAAKTRATQTGRDLDAQWTIHTYIPQKKGHCSYNRKPSAELVPDPSGGEKKVLQIRRLNDPELVNEKSKVDYQNGGATWNFPNGTTGLVKFRFRVADGDQADDSGLQVSLTDRLFNACDTTTKDYALFTFPIKLKPAPHLLLGMKKVPFTPGAWHEVSILWQGSQAVVSLDGKKAGTLKMVNQSPNGASYIHFISTGTKPDAGVLLDTVNARVK, encoded by the coding sequence ATGAAAAGCCTGTTGTTTGCCTTGCTTGCCGGTTCTGTCTGCTGCTGTTATGCCCAGCAGGCCGCCGTTCCCGCTCCGGAGCCTGAAGTTGTAGCCACGCCGCCGTCCGATGCCGGACGAGGCCTCATCCGCGTGAATTCCCGTGAAATCCGCCATTACTCCGGCACCCGCAAGGAGCCGGATTACCTGGTCAGCAAGGATAACGGGAAAACCTGGGAAATGAAGGAGGCCCCTGCCGGCTACCCGCCCAACTATGGAGGCATTCCCAAGGAATCCCCGGCGATTGCGCGCAATCCCCTCACCAGGGAATTCATCCGCGTGCAGCCCATCGGAGGGTTTATCTTCCTTTCCAAGGGAGGCCTGGACGGCAAGTGGTTTGCGGTCACGAATGACGGCAAGCTGGAGGAGGACTGGAAGAATCCGGAGAAGCAGAAAAATCTGAAAAAACTGGGCGGCATCATGCGCACGCCCACTTTTGTCAACAAGGGCAAGAGGGTGATTGTGCCGTTCCACAACATGGGTGGCGGCACCAAGTTCCACATTTCCGATGACGGCGGGCTCACCTGGCGCGTGTCCAAAAATGGCGTTACCTCTCCCAGGCATGAAGCCAAGCCGCCCCACCAGGGCGTCAGATGGTTCAACAATGCCGTGGAAGCCACGGTGCTGGAAATGAAGGACGGCACCCTGTGGGCGCTGGCCCGCACCTCCCAGGACCAGGCGTGGCAGGCGTTCTCCAGGGATTACGGGGAGACGTGGAGCAAGCCGGAGCCGTCCCGCTTCTTCGGCACCCTGACCATGAACACGCTGGGACGCCTGGATGACGGAACCATCGTCTCCCTGTGGACCAACACGATGGCCCTGCCGGAAAACGCCACGGCAGGCAACGGAACGTGGGAGGATGTGTTTACCAACCGTGATTCCCACCACATCGCCCTCTCCGATGACGAGGGCAAGACCTGGTACGGATTCCGTGAAATCATTCTGGATGAACACCGCAACCATCCCGGCTACGCCACGCTGGACGGTCCGGAAGACCGCGGCAAGCACCAGAGTGAAATGGTGCAGCTGGACAAAAACCGCATTCTCATTTCCCTGGGGCAGCACAAAAACCACCGCCGCCTGGTCATTGTGGACCGCCGCTGGGTGGCCGCCAAAACGCGCGCCACGCAGACGGGCAGGGATTTGGACGCCCAGTGGACTATCCATACCTATATTCCGCAGAAAAAAGGCCATTGCAGCTACAACCGGAAGCCCTCCGCGGAACTGGTTCCGGACCCCTCCGGCGGGGAAAAGAAAGTGCTGCAAATCAGGCGCCTGAATGATCCCGAACTGGTTAATGAGAAATCCAAGGTGGATTACCAGAACGGGGGCGCTACCTGGAACTTCCCGAACGGGACCACGGGGCTGGTCAAATTCCGTTTCCGGGTGGCGGACGGGGACCAGGCGGACGATTCCGGCCTTCAGGTTTCCCTGACGGACCGCTTGTTCAATGCCTGTGACACCACCACGAAGGACTACGCCCTGTTTACCTTCCCCATCAAGCTGAAGCCCGCCCCCCATCTGCTGCTTGGCATGAAAAAAGTGCCTTTTACGCCCGGAGCGTGGCATGAGGTCTCCATTCTCTGGCAGGGCTCCCAGGCTGTGGTTTCCCTGGACGGGAAAAAGGCGGGCACGCTGAAAATGGTGAACCAGTCTCCCAACGGGGCCAGTTACATCCATTTCATCAGCACCGGGACCAAGCCGGACGCGGGCGTTCTGCTGGATACGGTGAACGCCCGGGTGAAATGA
- the pflB gene encoding formate C-acetyltransferase — translation MISMAKDLKASPALPQEWQGFKPGAWTESIDVRDFIQNNYTPYSGNEDFLSGPSRRTLQLWEELKVLLKQETDNGGVLDADEEVVSSIVSHKPGYIDKELEVVVGLQTDAPLKRALMPFGGLRMAQQALEAYGFKMCEKTADIFNKIRKTHNEGVFDAYTSDIRAARSAGIITGLPDAYGRGRIIGDYRRVALYGTDKLAAERRKDLKRHENIPLTDEVIRLREEMSEQIRALEELARMGASYGCDLARPAANAREAVQWTYLGYLAAVKEQNGAAMSLGRVSTFFDIYFTRDLEQGLLTEEEAQEIMDQFVMKLRIVRFIRTPDYNNLFSGDPTWVTESIGGMGEDGRTLVTRSSFRMLQTLYNLGPAPEPNLTVLWAGNLPEAFKSFCARVSIETSSVQYENDDLMRPHWGDDYGIACCVSAMRIGKQMQFFGARANLAKCLLYALNGGMDELKGKQVAPPSPRYTEEILKYDEVMALYDKMQDWLAKTYIDALNIIHYMHDKYCYERIEMALHDPEILRTMATGIAGLSVAADSLSAIKYATVKAIRNEDGLIVDFRTEGEFPCYGNNDPRVDEIACGLVTGFMEKLRKLHTYRGSLPTQSILTITSNVVYGKKTGNTPDGRRAGEPFAPGANPMHGRDKNGAVASMLSVAKLSYDDSLDGISYTFSIVPQALGKEEGERRAKLVSLLDAYFAATGHHINVNVLERETLLDAMDHPEKYPQLTIRVSGYAVNFIKLTREQQEEVLNRTFHTR, via the coding sequence ATGATCAGCATGGCAAAAGACTTGAAGGCATCCCCCGCCCTCCCCCAGGAATGGCAGGGATTCAAGCCCGGAGCATGGACGGAGTCCATCGACGTACGGGATTTCATCCAGAACAATTACACGCCTTATTCCGGCAATGAAGATTTTCTTTCCGGGCCATCCCGGCGCACGCTTCAACTCTGGGAGGAACTGAAAGTCCTGCTGAAACAGGAAACGGACAACGGCGGCGTGCTGGATGCGGACGAGGAAGTGGTTTCCTCCATCGTCTCCCACAAGCCCGGCTACATTGACAAGGAGCTGGAGGTGGTGGTGGGCCTGCAGACGGACGCCCCCCTGAAACGCGCCCTGATGCCCTTCGGCGGCCTGCGCATGGCCCAGCAGGCCCTGGAAGCCTACGGGTTCAAGATGTGCGAAAAGACTGCGGACATTTTCAACAAGATACGCAAGACGCACAACGAGGGCGTTTTTGACGCCTACACCTCAGACATCCGCGCGGCCCGTTCCGCCGGCATCATCACCGGGCTTCCGGACGCCTACGGCCGCGGGCGCATCATCGGGGACTACCGCCGCGTGGCCCTGTACGGCACGGACAAACTGGCCGCCGAACGCCGCAAGGACCTCAAACGCCATGAGAATATCCCCCTCACGGACGAGGTCATCCGCCTGCGCGAGGAAATGAGCGAGCAAATCCGCGCCCTGGAGGAACTCGCCCGGATGGGCGCCTCCTACGGCTGCGATCTGGCCCGCCCCGCCGCAAATGCCCGTGAAGCCGTCCAGTGGACCTACCTGGGCTACCTGGCTGCCGTGAAAGAACAGAACGGAGCCGCCATGTCCCTGGGCCGCGTCTCCACCTTCTTTGACATCTACTTCACCCGGGACCTGGAGCAGGGCCTCCTTACGGAGGAGGAGGCGCAGGAAATCATGGACCAGTTCGTGATGAAACTGCGCATCGTCCGCTTCATCCGCACGCCCGACTACAACAACCTTTTCTCCGGGGACCCCACCTGGGTAACGGAATCCATCGGCGGCATGGGGGAAGACGGCCGCACCCTGGTCACCCGCAGCTCCTTCCGCATGCTCCAGACCCTGTACAACCTGGGTCCCGCTCCGGAACCGAACCTGACCGTGCTGTGGGCCGGGAACCTGCCGGAAGCCTTCAAGAGCTTCTGCGCCAGGGTCTCCATTGAGACGTCCTCCGTCCAGTATGAGAACGATGACCTGATGCGCCCGCACTGGGGTGACGACTACGGCATCGCGTGCTGCGTATCCGCCATGCGCATCGGCAAGCAGATGCAGTTCTTCGGCGCGCGCGCCAACCTGGCCAAATGCCTGCTGTATGCCCTGAACGGCGGCATGGATGAACTCAAGGGCAAACAGGTGGCCCCGCCCTCCCCGCGCTATACGGAGGAGATTCTGAAGTATGATGAAGTGATGGCCCTGTACGACAAGATGCAGGACTGGCTTGCCAAGACCTATATTGACGCCCTGAACATCATCCACTACATGCACGACAAGTACTGCTATGAACGCATTGAAATGGCGCTGCATGATCCTGAAATCCTGCGAACGATGGCTACGGGCATCGCCGGGCTCTCCGTGGCCGCGGACTCCCTGTCCGCCATTAAATACGCCACGGTGAAGGCCATCCGCAATGAAGACGGCCTTATTGTGGATTTCAGGACGGAAGGTGAATTCCCGTGCTACGGGAACAATGATCCGCGCGTGGACGAGATCGCATGCGGCCTGGTCACCGGGTTCATGGAAAAACTGCGCAAGCTCCACACCTACCGCGGCTCCCTGCCCACCCAGTCCATCCTGACCATTACCTCCAACGTGGTTTACGGCAAGAAGACGGGCAATACGCCGGACGGCCGCCGCGCCGGGGAACCCTTCGCGCCCGGGGCCAACCCGATGCACGGCAGGGATAAAAACGGAGCCGTGGCCTCCATGCTTTCCGTCGCCAAGCTGTCCTATGACGACTCCCTGGACGGCATTTCCTACACCTTCTCCATCGTGCCGCAGGCCCTGGGCAAGGAAGAAGGGGAACGCCGCGCCAAGCTCGTCTCCCTGCTGGACGCCTACTTTGCCGCCACAGGGCACCACATTAACGTGAACGTGCTGGAACGGGAAACCCTGCTGGACGCCATGGACCACCCGGAAAAATACCCGCAGCTGACCATCCGCGTTTCCGGCTATGCCGTGAACTTCATCAAGCTCACCCGCGAACAGCAGGAGGAGGTTCTCAACCGAACCTTCCACACCCGTTAA
- the pflA gene encoding pyruvate formate-lyase-activating protein, with product MPQAFPQNPVPGGESAAAGLVHSVESCGTVDGPGIRFVLFLSGCSLRCRYCHNPDTSCVRRGRNRSAADVLEEIARYRDFLLAAGGGVTLSGGDPLFQPDFSKAVLKGCKGLGLHTCLDTSGHLGRNADEDMLANTDLVLLDIKAWNPERYKALTGGELRPTLQFAERLAALRKPAWLRYVLVPGLTDNMEDIAELSRYAARLGNVERVDVLPFHQMGRFKWDELNLEYTLKDVPEPSAELTEQARHIFRREENLRNIVY from the coding sequence ATGCCCCAGGCTTTTCCCCAGAACCCGGTTCCGGGCGGTGAATCCGCCGCCGCGGGACTGGTCCATTCCGTGGAATCCTGCGGCACCGTGGACGGTCCCGGCATCCGCTTCGTCCTCTTCCTGTCCGGGTGCAGCCTGCGCTGCCGCTACTGCCACAATCCGGATACCTCCTGTGTGCGCCGGGGCCGGAACAGAAGCGCGGCGGACGTTCTGGAAGAAATAGCCCGTTACCGGGATTTCCTGCTGGCGGCGGGCGGGGGCGTCACCCTGTCCGGAGGCGATCCCCTCTTTCAGCCGGATTTTTCCAAAGCCGTGCTGAAGGGATGCAAAGGCCTGGGGCTGCACACCTGCCTGGACACCTCCGGCCATCTGGGCCGGAATGCGGATGAAGACATGCTGGCGAACACGGACCTGGTCCTGCTGGACATCAAGGCATGGAACCCGGAACGGTACAAGGCCCTGACAGGCGGGGAACTGCGCCCTACCCTGCAATTCGCGGAGCGCCTGGCCGCCCTCCGCAAACCCGCCTGGCTCCGGTACGTGCTGGTTCCGGGCCTCACGGACAACATGGAAGACATCGCGGAGCTCTCCCGCTATGCGGCGCGCCTGGGCAACGTGGAGCGCGTGGACGTGCTCCCCTTCCACCAGATGGGACGCTTCAAGTGGGATGAACTGAATCTGGAATATACCTTGAAGGACGTCCCGGAACCGTCCGCGGAACTGACGGAACAGGCCCGCCATATTTTCCGCCGGGAAGAAAATTTAAGAAATATAGTATATTAG
- a CDS encoding GDSL-type esterase/lipase family protein, whose translation MNFQLYTLTVMLGALLAFPATSAPAPALPSTLKPEPHQRDPYDWNARHEAVKKRNRSVKPEYVMIGDSITHHWGGEPSGDGRKAGGASWDQLFGPHAVTNMGFGFDYVDNAYYRVQNGELDGISPRVVIVLLGTNNLGHRKDTPQACADNIKAFVLLVRRKCPSSKILLLGILPRKEKDLADPVRETNKLLAKLHNGKNVFFADPGKAFLSADGVSPKNEFMKDVVHPNARGYEALEKELAALLKKMDAKYRGGKPAGKQA comes from the coding sequence ATGAATTTCCAGTTGTATACGCTTACCGTGATGCTGGGCGCCCTTCTGGCGTTTCCTGCAACTTCCGCTCCGGCGCCCGCTCTGCCTTCCACCCTGAAGCCGGAACCCCACCAGCGGGATCCGTATGACTGGAATGCCCGTCATGAGGCCGTCAAAAAGCGGAACCGGTCCGTCAAGCCGGAGTATGTGATGATCGGGGACAGCATCACCCATCATTGGGGCGGGGAGCCCTCCGGAGACGGCAGGAAGGCGGGAGGGGCATCCTGGGATCAGCTGTTCGGCCCTCATGCGGTGACCAACATGGGCTTTGGTTTTGATTATGTGGACAATGCCTATTACCGCGTGCAGAACGGGGAACTGGATGGCATCTCCCCGCGGGTCGTCATCGTGCTGCTGGGAACCAATAATCTGGGCCACCGGAAGGATACGCCGCAGGCGTGTGCGGACAATATCAAGGCGTTCGTGCTCCTGGTGCGCCGGAAGTGCCCTTCTTCCAAAATCCTGCTGCTGGGCATTCTGCCCAGGAAAGAGAAAGACCTGGCGGACCCGGTGAGGGAGACGAACAAGCTGCTGGCGAAGCTTCACAATGGGAAAAACGTCTTCTTTGCCGATCCGGGGAAGGCGTTCCTTTCCGCGGACGGCGTTTCTCCCAAAAATGAATTCATGAAAGACGTGGTGCACCCCAATGCCAGGGGGTACGAGGCGCTGGAAAAGGAGCTGGCCGCACTGCTGAAAAAGATGGATGCGAAGTACCGCGGTGGAAAACCCGCCGGGAAGCAGGCCTGA